The following proteins are encoded in a genomic region of Coffea eugenioides isolate CCC68of chromosome 6, Ceug_1.0, whole genome shotgun sequence:
- the LOC113772847 gene encoding transcription factor-like protein DPB isoform X2 yields MVNNNQEDGERNHSALSRGGNGGGGGATRSWGTTVSGQSVSTSGSVGSPSSRSEAAMATPASEGTFLKLNNLDIQGDDAGSQGTAGKKKRGQRAVGGDKSGRGLRQFSMKVCEKVESKGRTTYNEVADELVAEFADPNNTISSPDQQQYDEKNIRRRVYDALNVLMAMDIISKDKKEIQWKGLPRTSLNDIEELKNERLGLRNRIEKKAAYLEELEEQYVGLQNLIQRNEQLYGSGNAPSGGVALPFILVQTRPHATVEVEISEDMQLVHFDFNSTPFELHDDNYVLKAMKFCERPQSDNVPQNVSADGGESSMANVFQPQVHQPSIPSIPARPPTSPPLPGILKARVKHEH; encoded by the exons ATGGTGAATAATAATCAAGAAGATGGAGAGAGGAACCATTCAGCCCTGTCTAGAGGTGGGAATGGGGGAGGGGGTGGAGCCACCAGATCATGGGGCACCACAGTTTCTGGCCAGTCTGTCTCGACAAGTGGCAGTGTAGGATCCCCCTCTAGCAGGAGTGAGGCGGCAATGGCTACTCCGGCCAGTGAGGGCACTTTCCTTAAGTTAAACAACCTTGATATTCAAGGTGATGATGCTGGATCTCAGGGGACGGCTGG gaagaagaaaagaggtCAACGTGCAGTTGGAGGGGATAAGTCTGGTAGAGGGCTTCGACAGTTTAGCATGAAAG TTTGTGAGAAAGTAGAAAGCAAAGGGAGAACTACTTACAATGAG GTTGCAGATGAACTAGTGGCTGAATTTGCAGATCCCAACAATACTATTTCATCTCCAGACCAG CAACAATATGATGAAAAAAATATACGACGAAGAGTGTACGATGCTCTGAATGTCCTTATGGCAATggatataatttcaaaagataaaaaggaaatacAGTGGAAGGGTCTACCACGTACTAGTTTGAATGATATTGAAGAGCTAAAG AATGAGCGACTTGGATTAAGGAACAGGATTGAGAAGAAAGCAGCCTATTTGGAAGAACTGGAGGAACAA TACGTAGGTCTTCAGAATCTCATACAACGCAACGAACAATTGTATGGGTCAGGAAATGCTCCCAGTGGTGGTGTCGCGTTACCTTTTATACTGGTCCAG ACTCGTCCTCATGCCACAGTTGAGGTGGAAATATCAGAAGATATGCAGCTGGTGCATTTTGATTTCAATAG CACTCCTTTTGAGCTACATGATGATAATTATGTTCTCAAAGCAATGAAATTTTGTGAGAGGCCACAGAGTGACAATGTGCCACAAAATGTTTCTGCTGATGGAGGTGAAAGTTCCATGGCCAATGTGTTCCAGCCTCAAGTCCATCAACCTTCGATACCAAGCATACCAGCTAGGCCTCCCACCTCTCCTCCCCTTCCTGGAATACTCAAGGCGCGTGTCAAACATGAGCATTAG
- the LOC113772847 gene encoding transcription factor-like protein DPB isoform X1: protein MVNNNQEDGERNHSALSRGGNGGGGGATRSWGTTVSGQSVSTSGSVGSPSSRSEAAMATPASEGTFLKLNNLDIQGDDAGSQGTAGNRKKKRGQRAVGGDKSGRGLRQFSMKVCEKVESKGRTTYNEVADELVAEFADPNNTISSPDQQQYDEKNIRRRVYDALNVLMAMDIISKDKKEIQWKGLPRTSLNDIEELKNERLGLRNRIEKKAAYLEELEEQYVGLQNLIQRNEQLYGSGNAPSGGVALPFILVQTRPHATVEVEISEDMQLVHFDFNSTPFELHDDNYVLKAMKFCERPQSDNVPQNVSADGGESSMANVFQPQVHQPSIPSIPARPPTSPPLPGILKARVKHEH, encoded by the exons ATGGTGAATAATAATCAAGAAGATGGAGAGAGGAACCATTCAGCCCTGTCTAGAGGTGGGAATGGGGGAGGGGGTGGAGCCACCAGATCATGGGGCACCACAGTTTCTGGCCAGTCTGTCTCGACAAGTGGCAGTGTAGGATCCCCCTCTAGCAGGAGTGAGGCGGCAATGGCTACTCCGGCCAGTGAGGGCACTTTCCTTAAGTTAAACAACCTTGATATTCAAGGTGATGATGCTGGATCTCAGGGGACGGCTGG TAacaggaagaagaaaagaggtCAACGTGCAGTTGGAGGGGATAAGTCTGGTAGAGGGCTTCGACAGTTTAGCATGAAAG TTTGTGAGAAAGTAGAAAGCAAAGGGAGAACTACTTACAATGAG GTTGCAGATGAACTAGTGGCTGAATTTGCAGATCCCAACAATACTATTTCATCTCCAGACCAG CAACAATATGATGAAAAAAATATACGACGAAGAGTGTACGATGCTCTGAATGTCCTTATGGCAATggatataatttcaaaagataaaaaggaaatacAGTGGAAGGGTCTACCACGTACTAGTTTGAATGATATTGAAGAGCTAAAG AATGAGCGACTTGGATTAAGGAACAGGATTGAGAAGAAAGCAGCCTATTTGGAAGAACTGGAGGAACAA TACGTAGGTCTTCAGAATCTCATACAACGCAACGAACAATTGTATGGGTCAGGAAATGCTCCCAGTGGTGGTGTCGCGTTACCTTTTATACTGGTCCAG ACTCGTCCTCATGCCACAGTTGAGGTGGAAATATCAGAAGATATGCAGCTGGTGCATTTTGATTTCAATAG CACTCCTTTTGAGCTACATGATGATAATTATGTTCTCAAAGCAATGAAATTTTGTGAGAGGCCACAGAGTGACAATGTGCCACAAAATGTTTCTGCTGATGGAGGTGAAAGTTCCATGGCCAATGTGTTCCAGCCTCAAGTCCATCAACCTTCGATACCAAGCATACCAGCTAGGCCTCCCACCTCTCCTCCCCTTCCTGGAATACTCAAGGCGCGTGTCAAACATGAGCATTAG
- the LOC113773444 gene encoding sigma factor binding protein 1, chloroplastic-like, whose protein sequence is MDKMLSVNQKKTNKQPKNKKKPVKVVYISNPMKVKTSASEFRALVQELTGQDADMPDPTKYSDTDSVGGSCQEEVSTELKTMEDDHVVQQPLVQPKNEMPKRADCNIYGTCDREDDDLLFMPEGFPGLVASNLWYGASIHGDELKSLF, encoded by the coding sequence ATGGATAAAATGCTGAGCGTAAATCAGAAAAAGACAAACAAACAgcccaaaaacaagaaaaagccAGTCAAGGTTGTGTACATATCAAATCCCATGAAGGTGAAGACTAGCGCCTCAGAATTTAGAGCTTTGGTGCAAGAACTGACTGGCCAAGATGCCGATATGCCGGACCCCACGAAGTATTCGGACACAGACAGTGTCGGTGGCAGCTGCCAGGAGGAGGTTTCTACTGAATTGAAGACTATGGAGGATGATCATGTAGTTCAACAACCACTGGTGCAACCCAAAAATGAAATGCCAAAAAGAGCTGATTGCAATATATATGGAACATGTGACCGTGAGGATGATGATCTTTTGTTTATGCCTGAGGGTTTTCCTGGATTGGTTGCTTCAAATTTGTGGTATGGGGCTAGTATTCATGGTGATGAGCTCAAAAGTCTTTTTTGA